Proteins encoded together in one Lathyrus oleraceus cultivar Zhongwan6 chromosome 5, CAAS_Psat_ZW6_1.0, whole genome shotgun sequence window:
- the LOC127083386 gene encoding AT-hook motif nuclear-localized protein 29-like, producing the protein MSHNNHQASSSTPGRRPPGRPLGSKNKPKIPIIENRDNPNALNSHVLEITSGSDVSQSLLDYARRQGRGISILYGNGIVTNVRLLQPIGNVIILQGSFEILSISGTIFPSETLSSVGGLVVYLMGTSGQAIGGNVMPPLMASGPVTLMVASFANTAPEKISLVTNDLIENEREHVTNSDTDFLNAGESTSEMINMMSSKTHYLSSSTQGRTFG; encoded by the coding sequence ATGTCACACAACAACCACCAAGCATCATCTTCCACTCCCGGTCGTCGGCCTCCAGGGCGTCCGCTTGGCTCCAAGAACAAACCCAAAATTCCTATCATAGAAAACCGTGACAACCCTAATGCACTAAATTCTCATGTCCTTGAGATCACTTCTGGATCCGACGTGTCACAAAGTCTCCTTGATTACGCTCGTCGTCAAGGGAGGGGCATCAGTATCCTCTATGGAAATGGAATAGTGACGAATGTTAGGCTTCTTCAACCAATAGGAAATGTTATAATCCTTCAGGGAAGTTTTGAGATACTCTCGATATCAGGTACAATTTTTCCTTCAGAAACACTATCAAGTGTAGGAGGATTGGTAGTTTATTTAATGGGGACGTCTGGGCAGGCAATTGGGGGGAATGTCATGCCCCCTCTAATGGCTTCAGGTCCAGTGACTTTGATGGTTGCTTCTTTTGCAAACACTGCACCTGAAAAGATTTCTTTGGTGACCAATGATCTGATAGAAAATGAGCGTGAACATGTGACTAACAGTGATACTGACTTTCTCAATGCTGGAGAATCAACATCTGAAATGATAAACATGATGAGTTCCAAAACTCACTATTTGTCCTCTTCTACCCAAGGTCGTACATTCGGATAA